GCTCGAGCGTTTCCATTCTCCTTACGATGCCACGGCAATCCGCAAGCTGCTCGACGCCGGCGCCGTGATCGTCGGCAAAACGAACATGGACGAGTTTGCGATGGGCTCCAGCACGGAGAACTCCGCCCTTGGCAGGACGGTCAATCCGTGGGCCCCGGACCGCGTTCCCGGCGGCAGCAGCGGGGGCTCGGCGGCGGCGGTGGCGGCCCGGCTGTGCCCGGTGGCGCTCGGTTCCGATACGGGCGGGTCCATTCGCCAGCCGGCCAGCTTCTGCGGCGTGGTGGGCCTCAAGCCCACGTACGGGCGCGTCTCGCGTTACGGCCTGGTCGCCTACGGTTCCAGTCTGGATCAGATCGGCCCGTTCGGGCGGACGGTGGCGGATGTGGCGCTTCTGATGAGTGTGATCGCCGGACACGACCCGGCCGACAGCACCAGTGTCGATGAGAACGTCGCACCAGTTCGCGATTACCTTGACGGCCTCGACACGCCCGTCGAGGGGCTGCGGGTCGGCGTCGCGCCCGCCTTCAACGCGGGGGCCGAGGCATCGGTCCGCGCGGCTCTCGATGCGGCTCTCGACGTCTATCGCGGCGCGGGAGCGCAAATCGTTGAGATCGACATGCCGCACCTCGATTATGCCATCGCCGCTTACTATGTGATCGCCACGGCCGAGGCGTCCAGCAATCTGTCCCGCTACGACGGCGTCCACTACGGCTACCGCACCCCTGACCCGGCCGACTACGTCGAGGTCTACACGAAGTCTCGCGAGGAGGCCTTCGGGCAGGAGGTCAAACGCCGCATCATGCTTGGGACCTATGCCCTCTCAAGTGGGTACTACGACGCCTACTACCTCAAGGCCTTGAAGGTCCGCAACCTCATTCGCGGCGATTTCGTCCAAGCATTCCAGAAGTGTGACGCGATCGTCATGCCCGTGGCACCGACGACCGCGTTCAAGATCGGCGAGAAGGTGGACGATCCGCTGAAGATGTACTTGGGCGACATCTACACGATCTCGGCCAATCTGGCCGGCATCCCCGGTATCAGCGTGCCGTGCGGCCTCGACGAGAACAGCCTGCCCATCGGCCTGCAAGTGCTCACACCCGCCTTCAGCGAAGCGAAGCTGCTGCGGATCGCGCGCATGCACGAAGCGGCCACCGACTGGCATACGAAGAAACCGGCGATGGTCCAATGAGTGGAGCCATGAGTGACATATCGTACGAGGTGATCGTCGGCCTGGAGATTCACGTCCAGCTCTGCACGAAGACCAAGATGTTCTGCTCGTGCGAGCTGAGCTTCGGCGAAGAGGCCAATGCCCGCGTCTGCCCGGTCTGCCTGGGGATGCCGGGGTCGCTGCCCGTGATGAACGGCCAGGCGGTCGAATATGCGATGCTGGCGGCGATGGCGCTGAACTGCGAGGTCGCGCCGTTCACCAAGTGGGATCGCAAGAGCTACTACTATCCCGACCTGCCGAAGAACTACCAGATCAGCCAGTACGATCTGCCCATCGGCAGCCATGGCTATATCGAGATCCTGCCGGAGGATGGGCAGACCAGGCGAATCCGCATCCTGCGGGCCCATCTGGAAGAGGATGCCGGCAAGAACCTTCACACCGCCGGCAACTTCTCGCAGGTCGATCTGAACCGGGCGGGGACGCCGCTGCTGGAGATCGTCACCGAGCCCGACATGAACAGCCCGTCGCAGGTCCGCGCCCTGGCGGTGGAGTTGCAGCGGATCATGCGTTATCTGGGTGTCTCCGAAGGCGATATGCAAAAGGGGCACATGCGATTCGAGCCCAACATCAATCTCGCCATCACGCGACCGGACGGGCAGTTCCGAACGCCCATCGTCGAGGTCAAGAACCTCAACAGCTTCCGCGCTCTGGAACGCAGCGTCGCGTATGAGGTGCAGCGGCAACTCGACCAGTTTCTGGAGACCGGCGTGACCCTGCAAATGGGCAACAAGTCCACGCGGGGCTGGAACGACCAGGACGAGGTCACCGTGCTCCAGCGCGAGAAGGAAGAGGCTCACGACTATCGATACTTCCCCGATCCCGACCTTGTGCCTGTGACGACTACGCCGCAGCGGTTGGACGAGATTCGATCGCGCCTGTGCGAACTGCCGCTGAGAAGGCAGGTGCGATACGTCGCCCAGTATGGCCTCAGCGACTACGACGCCGGCGTCCTGACGGCCGAGCGTGCCACCGCGGACTTTTTCGAGCAGACGCTGGCGGCCGGAGGCGAGCCCAAACGAGTCTGCAACCTGCTGACCCAGGTCGGCCTGAAGCTGGCCAAAGACCGAGGAGGCGACCTGGCGGCGCTGGGCCTCGATCCGGCTGCGGTGGCCCATCTGGCGAAGATGGTGGACGACGGAACGGTCAGCGCCACTGCCGCCAATACGATTCTCGAATCCATGGTTGCGACAGGCAAGGCGCCAGCCGCACTGGCCGAGGAGCTGAACCTGATCCAGACCAGCGACGCCGGCGAGCTGGAGGGCATCGTCGATCAGGTATTGGCCGAGAACGTTCAGGCGGTCCAGGACGTAGTAACGGAAAGTAAGAAGAGCAAGAAGGCCAGGGGCTTTCTGCTCGGCCAGGTCATCCAGAAGACGAAAGGGCAGGCGAATCCGAAGGTGGTTTCGGAAATTCTCGAACGCAAGCTCAAGTGATCCAACGGAGGGACGTTTATGAAGCTGGCAAATAGCAACGATATCCCCAAGAAACCCGTCGAGGTTGAGGGCGCCAAGGGTGTCCAGATGCGGCTGCTGATCGGCAAGCCCGACGACGCGCCGACCTTCGCCATGCGAATGTTCGAGGTCCAGCCCGGCGGCCAAACCCCGCTGCACACGCACCCGCACGAGCACGAGGTCTTTGTTGTCGCCGGTCACGGCGTGGTGGTCTGCAACGGCAAGACGTCGCCCATCGGCACCGAAGACGTCATTCTCATGCCCGGCGGGGCCGAACACTGCTTCAAAAATACGAGCGACGTTCCTCTGCGCTTCCTCTGCCTGGTCCCGATCGCCGCCTCATGACGACCTCCTCGGTTCTGACGACCCGTCTCTGATCGCGATAGAAATATCGCCCAAATTCGCATTCGGAAGTGTTAGAATAGGGCTATTCTGGTAGCATGAAGCGTGTCGCGTGCAGAAGCTTCGCCCGCCAGGGCGGCGTAACGATGTGGACAGCGCAGGATCGAGGGAAAGGAGGTCGCGAGGTCTTATGGTTACGATGGGCAGACGAGCAGCGGGAAGCAGGGCGTTTACTCTAATTGAGCTTCTGGTGGTGGTCGCGGTCATCGCGGTGCTGATGGCGATCCTGATGCCGGCTCTCTCGCGGGCGCGCGAGCAGGGCAAGCGGGCCGTGTGCCTGAGCAACGTCAAGCAGTTCGGCCTGGCTTGGGTGATGTATGCCGACGACAACGATCAGAAGATCGTCAACGCCTGCACGGTCGAGAACACCGAGGGCCACAACGACCAGGAAGAGCCTTGCTGGCTCTATTTTCACGACGGCTGGACCGATGTGGAGCGGCGCATCCAGGGCATTCAGGACGGGGCCATGTGGCCCTACGTCGGCCAGCTCAAGATCTACAAGTGTCCCACCGGCATTCGCGGCGAGGTCAATACATACGCGATCGTTGACTGCATGAACGGGGCGATGTCGAGCATTCCGAACGTGCCGGCCAATGTCTATATCAAGAACCGCTCGCAGATCAAACGGCCGGGCGAACGCATGGTCTATGTCGACGAGGGCAGGACCAGCACGCAGAGCTGGACGATCTTCTACGACCGCGCCTCCTGGTGGGATTCGCCGCCCACGCGCCACGGCGAGGGCACCAACTTCAGCTTCGCCGACGGCCATGCCGAGTATTGGAAGTGGCAGGACCCGCGCACGGCCAAACTCGCCCGGCGCGAAGGCGATTACGGCTCTCTGATTGCGCTGCCCGACAATCCCGACATCCAGCGCGTCCAGCGCGCCGCCTGGGGTCGGCTCGGCTATGAGCCATAGTCGTCAGCAAGTCCGGTGCAGACCAAGCGATTGGGTCGGGAACTCCGGGGCGTTTCGCGAGTGGACGCCGGGCGTTGACGGGTTCGGGCGGCCGGGGTATGGTATCTGCCGAGTTTCGATATGCAGACCATGAACGGGCGGCCATGCGACCAGGAACGAACGCTGACGTTGTCATCATCGGGGGCTTGATGTCCATCGGGCTTGGCTCGATCTGTCGGGGCTCGGCGAAGATCGACCGGGGGGCCGCGCGATGAAGCCGGACAGGGCAAAGCCGATGACGCAGACCCCGCAGAAGGTGAAGTTCTCGTTTCAGAAGATCATGACCGGGTCCGATCTGTCCCGCCGGCGGCTGCCGTTCATGGCCATCGAGAGCCCAAGACGCGGCCCTGTCGTCTGGCTGGCCGGCTGCATCCACGGAGACGAGGTTACGGGCATCGTGACGATCCAGGAGGTCTTCAAGGCAGTCAGGAGGCGAAAGCTGCTCAAAGGCGCCCTCTACGCCTTCCCGCTGATGAACCCGATCGGTTTCGAATCGGCGTCGCGCAACATCACGATGAGCCGCGAGGACCTCAACCGCTCGTTTCCGGGCGACCGCAGCGGATCGCTGGCCGAGCGGATCGCCGAGAAGGTGTTCACGACGATCAAGCAGACCCATCCGAGCCTGGTTCTGGACCTGCACAACGACTGGATGAAGTCGATCCCGTACGCGCTGCTCGACATGCCTCCCGGCGCCGGGCACGAGCCGGCCTACGAAACCGCCAGGGCCATCGCGAGCCGCTCGGGCTTCCCCGTCGTCCACGAGACCGAAGCGTCCGCCACGAGCTTCTCGTACAGCCTGCTACAGCATGGCATCCCGGCCCTGACGTTTGAGTTGGGCGAGTCATACGTCGTCAACGAGACCAATGTCGATTACGGCGTTCGCTCGATCCTCGGCATCCTGTCGCACCTGGGGATGATGGACTCGACGGCCGAGCCGTTTGCGATCGATATGCCCGAATCGGCCCGCGGCCGCATGCTGAAGTTCTGCGACAAGCCGGTCAGCTCGACCAGTGGGATCATTCGCTTCATCGCCCGGCCCGGCGACCTCGTTCGCAAAGGCCAGCCGGTGGCCCGGATCTTCAACACGTTCGGCAAGCTCCAGGACACGATTCTGGCCCTGGATGATGGGATCGTCCTGGGCCATTCCGATTCGTCGGTGGCTTTCCCCGGCGCGCCGATCATGGCGTTCGGCATGATCGGCGCGCGCCAGAGCGATGAGGCGCCCCCGTCGCCGGCGGACCGGTCCCAGGAGAAGGGCAATGCCTGATTCAATCGACCTGACGCAGAAGCAGTACATCGTCCTTGTGCAGTGTCACATCGTCAAGGAGCGCTGCCCCGGCTACCTCTGTGAGAAGGCCTTTCACGAGCGGACCGGCGGCTTCTCACAATATCCGAAAGACAAAGCGTATCGAATGCTCTCGATGACCTGCGGTGGCTGCTGCGGTCGCGCCGTGCATCGAAAGCTCACGCAGTTCCTGCGGACGATCGCCAAGAAGGAAGGCATCACCAAAGAGCAGATCGTCGTGCAGTTGTCCTCGTGCATCACCAACGACAACTACCACGCGCCGCCGTGCCCGCACCTCGACTACATCAGGACCGTGATCGCACGGATCGGCCTCGACGTGCGGGATGCCAGCGTCGTCAGTGCCACCTCCGAAAAGCGCAGACGCGAGGGGCGATACCATTCGTGAGGCGAGCGCCGTGACGAGAAAGCACATGACGCCCAGCCTGTTTGCCTCGCAGGAGCCGCCGGAGCCGGCGGGTACGCACGTCATCCGCGTGGCCCTGGCCTCGGCGGCCGACACGGAGTTCGACTACCTCGTGCCCGATGCGCTCTGGCCCGTCGAGGTGGGCCGACGCGTCGAGGTGCCGTTCGGCCGGGGCAACAAGCCCGAGGTCGGCTTCTGTGTCGAGTCCGACGTGGCGACCGAGAAGGCCTTCCATGGCGCCGGCGGGAAGGCCCGTCTCAAGCGGGTGGCCCGCGTGCTCGACGACGAGCCGCTGCTCGGGCCCGATCTGATGGAGCTGGCCCGATGGATCGGCGAGTACTACGTCTGTCCGCTGGGCCAGGTGCTGGCGGCGATGGTGCCCGGCGCGGTCAAGCGAGCCGCGGGCGTCAGGAAGCAGCGGTGCGTGTACCTGACCGCATCGCCCGAAGAGGTTGCCGCCGAGCTTCGCAGCGCCAAACAGAAACAGATCGTCAACTTTCTGAGCGAGCGGGAGGCGGTGACAGTCGATGCGGCGGTCGAGGTGGACGAACTGGTGGAGGCGGTCGATTGCCGCCCGCCTGTGGTCAAGCGCCTGGCCGAGAAGGGCATCGTCAAGCTCGCCGTGAGAAAGGTGCTCCGCGCGTTGCCCGTGGTGCCCGAATCGATGGCCAATCCCGAGCGCGAGGTCGTGCTGAACGCTGACCAGCAGCACGGGCTCGAACGGATCGTGCAGCAGATCGAATCCGCCCGCTTCGGCGTCACGCTGCTGCACGGCGTCACCGACAGCGGCAAGACCGAACTGTATATCCGCGCGATCGAAGTGGTAGTCGCCAAGGGCAAAGCGGCTATTGTGCTGCTGCCGGAGATCGCGCTGACGGCCCAGACCGTTCAGCGGTTCAATGCGCGGTTCGCGCGGATCGCGGTGATGCACTCGGGTCTGACCGCCGGCCAGCGCAACGTGCAATGGCAGAAGGTCCGCGCCGGCGAAACCGACGTGGTGATCGGGGCCCGCTCGGCAATCTTCGCGCCGCTGCCGAACCTCGGGATCGTCGTCGTCGACGAGGAGCACGAACCGAGCTACAAGCAGGACACGGTCCCTCGCTATCACGGGCGGGACGTGGCGATCAAGCGAGCGCAACTGGCGGGGGCCCACTGCATTCTCGGCAGCGCCACGCCGTCGCTGGAGAGCCTCCACAACAGCCGGACCAAATCCAGCTTCACGCTGGTCCGACTCCCCAAACGCGTGATGGATCTGCCGATGCCCGAGATGAAGCTCGTGGACATGCGGGCGCGGGAGGCCGTCGCTGACCGGCTGGACCTGCTGAGCCGGCCGCTGGTGCAGCACCTGACCGAGACGCTGGCCAGAAAGGAACAGGCGATCCTGCTGTTGAACCGGCGGGGCTACAGCAATTTCGTCTTCTGCCCGTCCTGCAAGCACACGCTGCAATGCCGCAACTGCGACGCGGCGCTGACCTTCCACAAAACGCCACGCACGACCGCGCCGATGAAGACCGTCACGGGCCGGCACATGGACTTCGGCTACGCGATCTGCCACCACTGCCTGGCCAAGACGCTGGTCCCGCGCAACTGTCCTCTGTGCGGCAAGGCGATGACGATGATCGGCCTGGGCTCGCAGCGGCTCGAAGAGGAGCTGGCGGCCAGGTTCCCGGAGGCCCGCGTTCGCCGGGTCGATAGCGACTCGATGGCCAGCCGCGACTACTACCGCCTGCTCAAGGAGTTCGGCCAGGGCCGCATCGACATTCTCGCGGGCACCCAGATCCTCGCCAAGGGCCTGCACTTCCCGAACGTCACGCTCGTCGGCGTTGTCAGCGCGGACACCTGTCTGTATTTACCGGACTTTCGCTCCAACGAGCGGACGTTCCAGTTGATCTCGCAGGTGGCCGGACGCGCCGGACGATCGGAGAAGCACGGCACCGTCTTCGTGCAGACCTACTTCCCCGACCAGCCGACGATCCAGTTTGCCCTCAAGCAGGATTTCGAGGGCTTCGTGCGCGAGGAAATGAAGCATCGCGAGACCTGCACGCTGCCTCCGCTGTGGCGGCTGGCGACGGTCGTGATGCGCGACGAGACGTACGATCGCCTGGAGGCGGCCGCCAACAAGATGCGTCTGCGAATCGACGATGCCGTCGCCCGGCACGGCTTGCAGGTGAAGGTTCGCGGGCCGATGCCCGCCGTCATCAGCCGGATTCAGCGGTTCCACCGCCTCCAGATCGTGGTCCAGGCGCCCACCCCGGCGATCATGGGTAAGTTGTTCGCCGACCTGCGGACGGCGCCGCCAATTCGGCCGGCGGTGAAAATTGCTGTTGACATCGACCCGGTGAACTTGTTATAGCTTGCAGTCCTTCGCGACGCGTGGTATACTACACGTTTCGACGACCGGGGAGTAGCTCAGCTTGGCTAGAGCGCTGCGTTCGGGACGCAGAGGTCGGAGGTTCAAATCCTCTCTCCCCGATTCACCCTCGTGTTTGGTCTGTTCCCCCATTGTTTGTCGGAGTCATGGGTCTGTTGCGCGGATCGGGGGATTGGACCTATAAGACGGATACGACCTATGGTTGTTGCGACCCTTGCCTGGCAGTCTTATGGAACTTGCTTTGGGTCTGCGGCGACGGTATAGTTGGGCATGCTGCAGCGGCCCGTTGGCCAATAGGCGGTTCGGCCGGCTTGGCGCGTCGGGGCATGGATGGGAAGAAAAGCGATGGCAAGGAGAGCCGTGGCACGTTCTGATACCGCCAGTCTGGACTGGGAACCACTCGAAGCGGGCGCGTTGCGCCTGGCCTTCAGGGGGACGCTGAACGCCGGCAGCGCCGAGCGGCTGTGGCCGGAGGTCATGCGAAAGGTCGCCGAATCGAGGCCGTCTGCCGTTGAGATTGACGCCCAGGGCGTGGAGGGCCTCGACGCGGCGGGAATGGCCCTGCTTTTCGGAGTCAAGGCCGCCCAGGAAGGCCGAGATGGGGACTTTCGCATCCGGGGGCTGCGGGATGACCTTGGTGATTTGATGGAGCTGTTCGATCCGGGCCCGCCGGTGGCGCCTGAGCGCGGCCCCGGCCTGCTGGTCCGGTCGGTCAATCGTCTCGGTCAGGCTGCCCACGAATTCGTCACGGGCTTCCATTCCCAGGTCGGTTTTCTGGGAGAGATCTTCGTTCGGCTGCTGGGCGTTCTGGTTCGTCCGAGTCGTCTGCGTTGGGCCGACACCTTCCTGATCGCCGAGAAGGCCGGGGCCAATGCCGTCGGGATTGTCGGCTTGATGGGCTTTCTGATCGGACTGATCCTGGCTTTTCAGTCGGCGGTGGCCATGCAGAAATTCGGCGCCGAAATCTACGTGGCCGATCTCGTGGTCATCTCGCTGTTCCGCGAGCTGGGCCCGCTGATCACGGCGTTCATCCTGGCCAGCCGGAGCGGGTCGGCATTTGCGGCCGAGCTGGGGACGATGAAGGTCAATGAGGAGGTGGACGCCCTCATTACGATGGGCGTGGACCCCGTGCGTTTCCTGGCCCTGCCCCGGATCGTCGCCGCCGTCGCTGTGATGCCGCTGCTGACCTTGTTCAATATGTTGTCTGGTCTGATCGGTTGCGGGTTGGTGATGCGCTCGTTCGGTTTTCCCGTCGCGACCTACGTCAACGCGATTCAGCAGGCCGCAACCTTGGGCGATCTGTTCGGCGGCTTGGTCAAGACCTTCGTCTTCGGCGCGCTGATCGCCGGCATCGGATGTCTGCGCGGCTTGCAGACCGGCAACAGTCCCAGCGCCGTCGGCGATTCGGCGACCCGCGCCGTCGTCAGCGGGATCGTGGGCATCGTCCTGGCCGACGGGGTCTTCGCCGTGGTGTATTACTACCTGGGGATATAGCGGACCATGGGCCTCGACTCACGACCGATCATTGAAGTCAGCGATCTGACCGTGGGCTATGACCACCACGTGATTCTCCGGGACGTGGTGTTCGAGGTGCGCGCCGGCGAGGTCTTCTGCATCCTGGGCGGCTCCGGCTGCGGCAAGAGCACGCTGCTCAAGCACATGATCGGTCTGCGCTCGCCGATGACCGGACGCATCCTGATCGACGGGACTGACATCGTCACCGCTGAAGGGCGGGAGCGCCGCGCCCTGCTGGGCCAGATCGGGGTGGCCTATCAGAACGGCGCGCTGTTCGGCTCCATGAGCCTGAGCGAGAACATCTGCCTGGTCCTCGAAGAGTTTACCCGCCTGCCACGAGCGGCGATGGAGACCGTCGCCCGCATGAAGATGAAAGCCGTGGGTCTGGAAGGAGCCGGCCACCTCATGCCCTCGGAACTCAGCGGCGGTATGAGAAAACGGGCGGCCATCGCCCGCGCTCTGACCCTCGACCCGAAGATCGTCTTTCTGGATGAGCCCTCAGCCGGGTTGGACCCGATCACCGCGGCACAGCTCGACGAACTCATTCTCGATCTGTCGCGGACGCTGAAGATTACGTTCGTTATCGTGACACATGAGTTGCCCAGCATCTTTGCAGTGGCCGACCGGGTGATCGTACTCGACAAGGAGCGCCAGACGATCATCGCCCGCGGTCGGCCCAAAGACCTTCGCGACCGCAGCGACGATCCGTGGGTCCGTCAGTTTTTCAGTCGTCGGACCTCACCAGCGGCGACCAAGGTCGAAGGCCAGGAGAGTGCACGTTCGTCAACGGGGACATAGGGACGGATTGATTCGATGGGAAGAAAACCGAGCTACTTCAAGATCGGCGTCTTTGTGATTGTCGCCACCGCCATGTTGCTGGTGGCTGTGGTTGTCTTCGGCTCCGGGCTGTTCGCCCCCGGCAGGC
The Anaerobaca lacustris DNA segment above includes these coding regions:
- the gatA gene encoding Asp-tRNA(Asn)/Glu-tRNA(Gln) amidotransferase subunit GatA; translation: MTLTDLTAIELREAIATRRISSAEAVAETFAQIDRLEPTVGAFLSLFRDEATARARDVDCRIAAGEPVGPLAGVPIAVKDVLCTTFGATTCGSRMLERFHSPYDATAIRKLLDAGAVIVGKTNMDEFAMGSSTENSALGRTVNPWAPDRVPGGSSGGSAAAVAARLCPVALGSDTGGSIRQPASFCGVVGLKPTYGRVSRYGLVAYGSSLDQIGPFGRTVADVALLMSVIAGHDPADSTSVDENVAPVRDYLDGLDTPVEGLRVGVAPAFNAGAEASVRAALDAALDVYRGAGAQIVEIDMPHLDYAIAAYYVIATAEASSNLSRYDGVHYGYRTPDPADYVEVYTKSREEAFGQEVKRRIMLGTYALSSGYYDAYYLKALKVRNLIRGDFVQAFQKCDAIVMPVAPTTAFKIGEKVDDPLKMYLGDIYTISANLAGIPGISVPCGLDENSLPIGLQVLTPAFSEAKLLRIARMHEAATDWHTKKPAMVQ
- the gatB gene encoding Asp-tRNA(Asn)/Glu-tRNA(Gln) amidotransferase subunit GatB, yielding MSDISYEVIVGLEIHVQLCTKTKMFCSCELSFGEEANARVCPVCLGMPGSLPVMNGQAVEYAMLAAMALNCEVAPFTKWDRKSYYYPDLPKNYQISQYDLPIGSHGYIEILPEDGQTRRIRILRAHLEEDAGKNLHTAGNFSQVDLNRAGTPLLEIVTEPDMNSPSQVRALAVELQRIMRYLGVSEGDMQKGHMRFEPNINLAITRPDGQFRTPIVEVKNLNSFRALERSVAYEVQRQLDQFLETGVTLQMGNKSTRGWNDQDEVTVLQREKEEAHDYRYFPDPDLVPVTTTPQRLDEIRSRLCELPLRRQVRYVAQYGLSDYDAGVLTAERATADFFEQTLAAGGEPKRVCNLLTQVGLKLAKDRGGDLAALGLDPAAVAHLAKMVDDGTVSATAANTILESMVATGKAPAALAEELNLIQTSDAGELEGIVDQVLAENVQAVQDVVTESKKSKKARGFLLGQVIQKTKGQANPKVVSEILERKLK
- a CDS encoding cupin domain-containing protein, which codes for MKLANSNDIPKKPVEVEGAKGVQMRLLIGKPDDAPTFAMRMFEVQPGGQTPLHTHPHEHEVFVVAGHGVVVCNGKTSPIGTEDVILMPGGAEHCFKNTSDVPLRFLCLVPIAAS
- a CDS encoding prepilin-type N-terminal cleavage/methylation domain-containing protein, with protein sequence MGRRAAGSRAFTLIELLVVVAVIAVLMAILMPALSRAREQGKRAVCLSNVKQFGLAWVMYADDNDQKIVNACTVENTEGHNDQEEPCWLYFHDGWTDVERRIQGIQDGAMWPYVGQLKIYKCPTGIRGEVNTYAIVDCMNGAMSSIPNVPANVYIKNRSQIKRPGERMVYVDEGRTSTQSWTIFYDRASWWDSPPTRHGEGTNFSFADGHAEYWKWQDPRTAKLARREGDYGSLIALPDNPDIQRVQRAAWGRLGYEP
- a CDS encoding succinylglutamate desuccinylase/aspartoacylase family protein, giving the protein MKPDRAKPMTQTPQKVKFSFQKIMTGSDLSRRRLPFMAIESPRRGPVVWLAGCIHGDEVTGIVTIQEVFKAVRRRKLLKGALYAFPLMNPIGFESASRNITMSREDLNRSFPGDRSGSLAERIAEKVFTTIKQTHPSLVLDLHNDWMKSIPYALLDMPPGAGHEPAYETARAIASRSGFPVVHETEASATSFSYSLLQHGIPALTFELGESYVVNETNVDYGVRSILGILSHLGMMDSTAEPFAIDMPESARGRMLKFCDKPVSSTSGIIRFIARPGDLVRKGQPVARIFNTFGKLQDTILALDDGIVLGHSDSSVAFPGAPIMAFGMIGARQSDEAPPSPADRSQEKGNA
- a CDS encoding CGGC domain-containing protein, with amino-acid sequence MPDSIDLTQKQYIVLVQCHIVKERCPGYLCEKAFHERTGGFSQYPKDKAYRMLSMTCGGCCGRAVHRKLTQFLRTIAKKEGITKEQIVVQLSSCITNDNYHAPPCPHLDYIRTVIARIGLDVRDASVVSATSEKRRREGRYHS
- the priA gene encoding replication restart helicase PriA produces the protein MTRKHMTPSLFASQEPPEPAGTHVIRVALASAADTEFDYLVPDALWPVEVGRRVEVPFGRGNKPEVGFCVESDVATEKAFHGAGGKARLKRVARVLDDEPLLGPDLMELARWIGEYYVCPLGQVLAAMVPGAVKRAAGVRKQRCVYLTASPEEVAAELRSAKQKQIVNFLSEREAVTVDAAVEVDELVEAVDCRPPVVKRLAEKGIVKLAVRKVLRALPVVPESMANPEREVVLNADQQHGLERIVQQIESARFGVTLLHGVTDSGKTELYIRAIEVVVAKGKAAIVLLPEIALTAQTVQRFNARFARIAVMHSGLTAGQRNVQWQKVRAGETDVVIGARSAIFAPLPNLGIVVVDEEHEPSYKQDTVPRYHGRDVAIKRAQLAGAHCILGSATPSLESLHNSRTKSSFTLVRLPKRVMDLPMPEMKLVDMRAREAVADRLDLLSRPLVQHLTETLARKEQAILLLNRRGYSNFVFCPSCKHTLQCRNCDAALTFHKTPRTTAPMKTVTGRHMDFGYAICHHCLAKTLVPRNCPLCGKAMTMIGLGSQRLEEELAARFPEARVRRVDSDSMASRDYYRLLKEFGQGRIDILAGTQILAKGLHFPNVTLVGVVSADTCLYLPDFRSNERTFQLISQVAGRAGRSEKHGTVFVQTYFPDQPTIQFALKQDFEGFVREEMKHRETCTLPPLWRLATVVMRDETYDRLEAAANKMRLRIDDAVARHGLQVKVRGPMPAVISRIQRFHRLQIVVQAPTPAIMGKLFADLRTAPPIRPAVKIAVDIDPVNLL
- a CDS encoding ABC transporter permease — translated: MARSDTASLDWEPLEAGALRLAFRGTLNAGSAERLWPEVMRKVAESRPSAVEIDAQGVEGLDAAGMALLFGVKAAQEGRDGDFRIRGLRDDLGDLMELFDPGPPVAPERGPGLLVRSVNRLGQAAHEFVTGFHSQVGFLGEIFVRLLGVLVRPSRLRWADTFLIAEKAGANAVGIVGLMGFLIGLILAFQSAVAMQKFGAEIYVADLVVISLFRELGPLITAFILASRSGSAFAAELGTMKVNEEVDALITMGVDPVRFLALPRIVAAVAVMPLLTLFNMLSGLIGCGLVMRSFGFPVATYVNAIQQAATLGDLFGGLVKTFVFGALIAGIGCLRGLQTGNSPSAVGDSATRAVVSGIVGIVLADGVFAVVYYYLGI
- a CDS encoding ABC transporter ATP-binding protein produces the protein MGLDSRPIIEVSDLTVGYDHHVILRDVVFEVRAGEVFCILGGSGCGKSTLLKHMIGLRSPMTGRILIDGTDIVTAEGRERRALLGQIGVAYQNGALFGSMSLSENICLVLEEFTRLPRAAMETVARMKMKAVGLEGAGHLMPSELSGGMRKRAAIARALTLDPKIVFLDEPSAGLDPITAAQLDELILDLSRTLKITFVIVTHELPSIFAVADRVIVLDKERQTIIARGRPKDLRDRSDDPWVRQFFSRRTSPAATKVEGQESARSSTGT